The Streptomyces aurantiacus genome includes a region encoding these proteins:
- a CDS encoding haloacid dehalogenase type II, with translation MVPSRDIEVVVFDVLGTMVDETGGLRAALRDAVPVSDEPSVDQLLTEWREHVEREQRRIGEGNRAYANTEIIDREAAQRVADRAGLTDLGRIERLATAGQRLKPWGDSLAGLTRLARRFPLMGLSNASRAALLRLNAHAGLSWHQALSAEDARAYKPSPEVYRLAIDAAGCPPRRVLMVAAHAWDLRGAQALGMRTAYVQRPVGDPPRESDAFDCRANSLYELADALTGARSDAPTVGVVDPDG, from the coding sequence ATGGTCCCATCGCGCGACATCGAGGTCGTCGTCTTCGACGTCCTGGGGACAATGGTCGACGAGACAGGCGGACTCCGAGCCGCCCTCCGCGACGCGGTCCCCGTATCCGACGAACCATCCGTCGACCAGCTGCTCACCGAGTGGCGAGAACATGTCGAACGCGAGCAGCGACGCATCGGAGAGGGCAACAGGGCATACGCAAACACCGAGATCATCGACCGCGAGGCGGCTCAGCGGGTAGCGGACCGTGCCGGGCTCACCGACCTCGGGCGCATCGAGCGACTGGCTACCGCGGGACAGAGGCTGAAACCCTGGGGCGACTCTCTCGCCGGACTGACGCGGCTCGCGCGGCGGTTTCCTCTGATGGGGCTCTCCAACGCAAGTCGCGCGGCCCTGTTGCGTCTCAATGCCCACGCCGGACTGTCCTGGCATCAGGCTTTGTCCGCCGAGGACGCGCGGGCCTACAAGCCCTCCCCGGAGGTCTACCGGCTCGCGATCGACGCGGCGGGATGCCCGCCAAGGCGCGTGCTGATGGTCGCAGCCCACGCCTGGGACCTTCGCGGGGCTCAGGCGCTCGGCATGCGAACTGCGTACGTGCAACGACCAGTTGGGGACCCGCCCAGGGAGTCCGACGCGTTCGATTGCCGGGCCAACAGCTTGTACGAGCTGGCCGACGCGCTGACGGGCGCACGGAGTGACGCTCCGACGGTAGGCGTTGTCGATCCCGATGGGTAG
- a CDS encoding carboxymuconolactone decarboxylase family protein, translating into MPESPMPSAAPRIPPQPAEEWAESVRETLSADIGSLGLGVSSLGEAHVFTTLARHPELFAAWLPFSSQLLLAGELPFADRELVILRVARNCGSPYEWGQHVGIAAKAGLSPDDMNRVAAGPDAPGWTERQSLLLRATDELRSEARISGSTWEGLSGHLTERQLIELPMLVGHYHLLAFTLNSLQVLPEPGLPPML; encoded by the coding sequence GTGCCAGAGTCGCCGATGCCGTCCGCCGCGCCCCGGATTCCTCCGCAGCCTGCCGAGGAATGGGCAGAATCCGTGCGGGAGACGCTGTCCGCGGACATCGGCTCGCTCGGACTCGGTGTGTCCTCGCTCGGCGAGGCGCACGTCTTCACCACGCTCGCTCGTCACCCGGAGCTGTTCGCAGCCTGGCTGCCGTTCAGCAGCCAGCTGCTGCTCGCGGGCGAACTCCCCTTCGCTGACCGCGAGCTGGTCATCCTCCGGGTGGCGCGCAACTGCGGTTCGCCCTACGAGTGGGGGCAGCATGTGGGGATCGCTGCGAAGGCCGGGCTGTCGCCGGACGACATGAACCGGGTGGCGGCGGGTCCTGACGCACCGGGTTGGACGGAAAGGCAGTCGCTGCTGCTGCGGGCGACCGACGAGTTGCGCTCCGAGGCACGGATCAGCGGCTCGACGTGGGAGGGGCTGAGCGGTCACCTGACGGAGCGCCAGCTGATCGAGTTGCCGATGCTGGTGGGCCACTATCACCTGCTGGCATTCACGCTGAACTCCCTGCAGGTGCTGCCGGAGCCGGGCCTGCCTCCCATGCTCTGA